GATGTTCATGCTGAAATCATTTCAGCTGCTTCTGATGTCCGTCCCGAAGGTTTCGATTACCATTTGGAAACTACTAATGGCATCAGTGCCAAGTCTAGCGGTGATGCTTACGGTAATGTGCGTGGTGACTTCCAATGGATCTCTCCTGAAGGCGAACACGTTGCTGTTAGCTATGTTGCCGATGAAAACGGTTACCAACCCAACAGTGATGTTTTGCCCACTCCCCACCCCATCCCAGAAGCCATCTTAAAATCTTTGGAATACATTCGTACCCACCCACCCAAGGAGGAAACCGTCCACCACGGTCATGGTCGTAGATTCTAAGAACTctagttttgttaagttttgttttaataaaataaaatgattatttttaattaaaaattattttataaaaaaaattactcaacTAGTTTTGAATTCCCCTTGTGGGTACCACCTGGATCAAAGAGCTAgagttactttttataaaataaaaatgttgtttgtgaataagggttATAGAATGCTCCTTCCCCTTTTTCGATTATAAACCAATAAGTTTTTATCAATTTGTACCTGTTCGCAAAATACTAATAAGAGTAAAGccgttttgtatttaatattaaaaatcgatCTTCATTTTCTCCGAAAGGGCAATATTCTTGACTGGAAGAAGGGACCAAATTATACACTTAAGATTTCGTGTTGTACACTAATGGTTTCATAACCGATTTTCTATTATAATccttttgtcttaaaaaaaaaagaaatttaaatagaaaataaccttttaaactgtaatgatttatatttacgacataaaatgttaatagactgttctatatacTAGATCAAATCAAGTTGATAAACTGGTCTCTAgttaatattgtattttatatggCAGTCTATATCGTAGAATACATTGTAATCTATGTACGTATATTGTAGTCCATGATGCCCAATTTTAAGTACAATATACACTagctatagtctatattctagtctacaatctaatCTGAAGTCTAATCtgaaatctagtctagtctaaagtttattcTATAGGTTAGTCCATAGTGGTTATATAGTCtacattctatagtttagtctatagtctagactctagtctagtcctatatcttttctagtctatagtctagtctacagtctagtctatagtctagtctatagtctagtctatagtctagtctatagtctagtctatagtctagtctatagtctagtctatagtctagtctatagtctagtctatagtctagtctatagtctagtctatagtctagtctatagtctagtctacagtctagtctatagtccagtctatagtctagtctatagtctagtctatagtctagtttagtctagtctatagtctagtatatagtctagtatatagtctagtatatagtctagtctatagtctagtctatagtctagtctatagtctagtctacagtctagtctatagtctagtctatagtctagtctatagtctagtctacagtctagtctatagtccagtctatagtctagtctatagcctagtcaatagtctagtttagtctagtctatagtctagtctatagtctagtctagtctagtctagtctagtctatagtctagtctagtctatagtctagtctatagtctagtctatagtctagtctatagtctagtctaatattcTAGTCTATCTAACATGTTTGCCTTTGTAAATtagattaaaaataattgtaagaTTCTTCTAATCTTCAATTGGCATTGTTCTGCACAGTAGTCCAATGTGCGTCAGCAAATGACAATAGACAAAACTGTCACATAAATCTTTCATCTCTTTGATTTTGATTATGGAGATTTCTTTTCAACAACTCTGCTTAATATCTAATTTATGCaaacaaatctttaaaagtGTGTCCAACGTCCATATACAGTttacaaagaaatataataacaaatactaaactacaacattaatatttattgttttttttttaaaccaaatagATGCGTAAAACTCTACAAGACACCATAAATGTTAAGATTCAATAAAATACTTtatgatttaaatgaaatacatacaaataaaaatcatatataaaCTGAAGAAAACTTATGAAAAAGCATCAGTTAATTAAAGATCATTAAACAAAACACaccaacaaataaaacaaaaatgttcaaatttgtaagttttgaaaatgaaaatttaaatttatcaacaattatttaattgtCCTTATGTTCTTCTTCACAGGTCGTTATCTGCGCCTTGTTGGCTACCGCCGCCACTGCCCAACGTCATGGTCATGGACATAATCAACCTCGTGGCTTTTCCAACAACCGTGCTGCCACCAAATCTGTTTCCGCCTCCAGTGATGATGTTCATGCTGAAATCATTTCAGCTGCTTCTGATGTCCGTCCCGAAGGTTTCGATTATCATTTGGAAACTACTAACGGCATCAGTGCCAAGTCTAGCGGCGATGCTTACGGCAATGTGCGTGGTGATTTCCAATGGATCTCTCCTGAAGGTGAACACATTGCTCTTAGCTATGTTGCCGATGAAAACGGTTACCAACCCAACAGTGATGTTTTGCCCACTCCCCACCCCATCCCAGAAGCCATCTTGAAATCTTTGGAATACATTCGTACTCACCCACCCAAAGAGGAAGTCGTTCACCACGGTCATGGTCGTAGATTCTaagaattttagttttgttaagttttttattgaaaacaaataaataagtattttgtttaaaaaattaaaactaaaatgtttactttaacTTGTAAATAACAGAACgtaagacttgactatagattagtatatggTGTAGTCCAGTACATgcatggtttagtctatagtttagtctacagtgtaACATAGTCATTAGTGTATTTCAGTATATTCTTTGTGAAGTCTATAattctattttctattttatagtctaatctatagtctagcacatattctattttataatctagtctacaattTAGGCTTTACTATAATCCAATTGTATAGTGTAGTGtacactttattttaaagtctagtctaaagcccaTACTATAGTATTTCTATcagcatagtctagtctatgacatagcatatattctagtttatatcccagtctatagtctagtttatagtcaattcTTTGTCTTGTGTATGGTGTACCCTGTAGCCTCTTCTATGATACTAAACTATATTATCTCTATCAATGTATAACAGTCTAGTCCAAAGATAATAGTCCAACCTTAAGGTTAATGTATAAATTTGTCTTATGTAAGGACAAAAGCATAGAGTAGGCAATAACTTAGccatacacagaaaaaagatcgattggaaatcggttaccatgataaatatttagttaaattaactcaaattgtatcgctgttattaaaaatctgtaaaattaactaattttctatattgcTTACTAAAAAACCATATTTATAATGGAATTGCGGTTTTAACTATTTCCAtattaataatttgaactgaattgtatcggttattcaATTTGTGAATTCAGTCAATGAAGCCGactttaatttagaattaaaacgtaagaacatcaaatattagtcgctgcaaccgaaaaatagtagaaagtaaaaaaatattgagcactgcaatcaattatcaattgaaaaaaaattttttaaatttaattacggtTAAAGGAACTAAATTCGATGTTCGTTACCGATTAAGGGGTAATAATAgttgacgtatacaaaaataaataaaataaaataaatttataattaaaaaaaatcgaaaaacgtTTGAGGATTACTTTATGAGAAAAAATCGGATTAAAAAGGTGATGTTTAATGTATGTTATAGCTTACTTATAATCTATATTGTGTTATTTTTCCAttagtgttaataattttgcagCTGCGGAAAGGCGTCAATGGTAGTACCTTATAGACATGTTGGACAGGATGAAGAACAAAATCCCTGGCACATAAACATAGCGTTTACCACCAAATTATCAAAACTAAAGGGCtaaattagtatttttattaaattaagttttgtacgtttatataaattcatatattttgtaaatattttaaataaaattaaatatattttaaaatacacaaaatccacaaattggttttcaataaataatatttcagttgcagataccaataatttcaatccacattaccgaataataaacaaaaatagtagTGTACACAATATATTCAGTAATAGTAacggaatttttcaataattacaatcgaattttggtatagttgtgagaaccggctgaattcgattggaaacaaattcggttatcacaacgaatctgttttctctgtgcagCAATGTGATCTATAGCATGGTCTAGTCAATgagttaactaactaactatatatctatatatctatctatctaactatctatctatctatctatctatctatctatctatctatctatctatctatctatctatctatctatctatctatctatctatctatctatctatctatctatctatctatctatctatctatctatctatctatctatctatctatctatctatctatctatctatctatctatctatctatctatctatctatctatctatctatctatctatctacctttcTATCTATACTACTTTCttagttttctgtaaaaaaccAGAATACAAATTTGCACATATTTTTCAGAACATTATTTAGCTAAATGCTCGTGGgactttttataaactttattcaaattattagtttaatttCTCACTAATTGCagcaattaaattataaatatttaaattactattAGTTGACATTTATCAATCTCAGATCTTTTATTCAAAGAATTCTTTCTGAACAATTGGACATGTTAAAGAACTCTATTAGTTTCACATCGTATTGTTTAGTCGTTTTTTTTAGACCAGTTTTATAACTTTATCAGATTAGTAAAATCATAATAGcataggaaaataaaataaatttaaacaattaattatgtAGTTTTTATGCATTTGAGTTGCTATTTAAGAGAATAAAAtcgaaacttttattttaatttataaattatttaacacgTTTAGGTGTCAGTTTAATGGGAATACTAAATTATAAGAATTAATCCGCTAAAACTAGTAAACAAAAGATAAaggaagtatttttttatagaaaaaaaaaaaaaaaaaaagaatttttaataatttttctgtattttcttatagaaaacaaattcagaaatataatttttgcacaaaacGATTTCTTTACATAGGACTGGTAAGCTGTAAAATAAGTAGTTTCCTCCCTTAAAGAAGAGTTAAATTTCGTATTAAAATTGCACCTTCTACAGTCAGagcttttgtttgaaaatttcaattaaaaatcttCGCCCAAGAATGGGTTAATgagcaaatattttaatgatataaTTATTATAGGGGATAAACTAAATGTCAAACTGCAAATCAGACAATAAAAATGAACTGCAaggaaaatttctatataaactaAAGAACTTCACAGAGAAAGCTATCAGTCAGTTCTGGATAAACCAACTAAAATCAACATGTACAAATTTGTAAGTTGATCAAAGAAATCTATGGAGAATTTCGGATCgattattaacttaaattttattgtggTTTCAGGTCGTTGTTTTGGCCTTTGTAGCTTTCGCCTCTGCCCAACACCATGGATTTGGTGGTCACTCTGTCTCTCATGTCTCTGGCGAAGATGCTCATGCTGAAATTAAATCTTTAGATTCTGAAGTACTTCCCGATGGTTTCCATTATGCTTACGAGACCAGCAATCATATTAAAGCTGTCGCCAGTGGTGATGAACATGGCAATATGCGTGGTGATTTTGAATGGGTTTCTCCAGAAGGTGAACATATTGCTGTTAAATATGTTGCTGATGAATACGGTTATCAACCAAGCAGTGATGTTTTACCCACACCACCACCAATTCCTGGTGCCATCTTGAAGGCTTTGGAATACATTCGCTCTCATCCTGCTCATGAAGAACATCATGGCAGATTTTAGATaagatgttttctttttatttagaaaatattaagttttctatattttctttagcgaaaatttgagaaaatatttaataaaaaaattctttaaaaatacaatttttaatggttgttttcttttagaaaactttgcatttaatttctattaataaaatctaaattttcttttcaaataattaaacctatacatatatttccatttatatttatattacattGTCTAGCTCTAatcatgtaaaataaattaagattttaaattaaatctgtCATATAAAATATTGCTGATTATTTAAatcatgttaacattttgaTTCAAATAAACTGGAATTTcaatttataccaaaaaaataacaaaggcAATCAAAAAAAATACACGTTCAGAAAACCCACACAATAACTCGggatttaaatcaaaaacgtCATAATCgttattatgattttaaataaagcacCCAAATAAATAGTAACTGgttataatgatgatgattgAACATTGCACGAATACTTTAAAGCTGTAACAGTAACTCGGggtttacaaaaatgaaaatagttACAAgatctaataaaaaattaaactttttgaaattgagATAATAAAAGGTCCATGAATTGTCATACAAATTGTCTCGTCTATACTCTTGAAAATAGTCACGACTATGTTTTTGTCTCTAGACTCGTGGTTTATTTCCTTATATTCAACTCTATAGtaacgtctatagtctagtcaatagtctagtctatggtctagtcaatagtctagtctatagtgtaatctatagtctagtctatagtctagtctatagtatagtatatagtctagtctatagtctagtctatagtctagtctatagtccagtctataatctagtctatagtctagtctatagtctagtctatagtctagtctatagtctagtctatagtctagtctatagtctagtctatagtctagtctatagtctagtctatagtctagtctatagtctagtctatagtctagtctatagtctagtctatagtctagtctatagtatagtctatagtgtagtctattgtctagtctatagtctagactatagtatattctacagtacattctatagtccagtctttagtgtagtctgtagtctattctatagtgtggtctatagtatagtctatagtccgacCATACTCCCGAttctatttaaaactatttacccAATTAAAGTCATTTCTACTTTATATTAAGGAAATACTGTGGATAATATTCCCAGTTTTAAAACAATGTAATTTGATTTTCTGTGCAATTTATTGGCAGTTTGAAGCAAATGTTAGAATTTCAAAACtaacacttttaatttaatgatgTTCTTCCTTTGAGGGATGAGCTTCATTATAAGCAATAGCCTTCAAGATGGCTTCAGGAATGGGATGGGGAGTTGGTACAACATCACCAGAAGGTTGATAACCATTTTCATCGGCCACATATTTAACAGCAACATGTTGACCTTCGGGAGAAACCCATTCGAAGTCACCATGAATATTGCCATGTTCATCACCAGAAGCAGCTTGATGGATATGATTGCTGGTATCTAAAGCACTATCAAAACCATCAGCTCTTACATCTGATTTCAAGTTAGTGACTTCGGCATGAGCATCATCACTATCAGCAGCGGCAAAGGCAATCAAAGCAGCAATAAGGATCTAAGGGattttaaaggatattttataacttttcttatatgtatttgttttagaaCTTAcgtatttatacattttatttgtttgttaattaagttctttagactagactttcttAAACTGTACtatttgcaaaattgttttgtgtatttatacttaatttgtttataattatttggCATTGCACATTTgtgaaatcaattaaaattcatttaaaaaaggtttatttttatactttttttgtttgtttataatttgtttataaaattgttagacgatttttttctttgaaattattagttataataaaaataattttttttacgatgtTAACCCAAATTTAATAGacatgtttataatttaagcCGGTTATTGAAATCAGGAGTTGAATGAATccttaagataaaaaaaaagaaatttaaatacaaagaaaaaatgaaaaattattattaattgaaagaattttataaacattattggaaatattatatatcaacaatattttgatttatttttttgcaaaacaatttttttcttaaatcaaaatttgccgttatatgcaaattttaaacaaagaattaaacatttttattgtgcattttaattgttttaaataattaaaaatgcaaaataataatCTAGCCAAATAAATAATTGTGTATAAATACTCTTGAACAATTTACAATTAGCacagtttaaaacatttattgtaaacttattaaacaaaacaaaaaacatgtaCAAATTCGTAagttcttaaaacaaaaattgaaaataaaacaaaaagttcataaaattattttcccagatCCTTATTGCTGCTTTGATTGCCTTTGCTGCCGCTGATAGCGATGATGCTCATGCCGAAGTCACTAATTTGAAATCGGATGTTAGAGCTGATGGTTTTGATAGCGTTTTGGATACCAGCAATCATATCCATCAAGCTGCTTCCGGTGATGAACATGGCAACATTCATGGTGATTTCGAATGGGTTTCCCCCGAAGGTGAACATATTAAGGTTTCATATGTTGCCGATGAAAATGGTTATCAACCTTCTGGTGATGTTGTACCAACACCACATCCCATTCCTGAAGCTATCTTAAAGGCTATTGCTTATAATGAAGCTCATCCTTCAAAGGAAGAACATCATTAAATTAAAAGCGTTAGTTTTATagagttttatatgaaattttaatatttgcttcAAACTGCCAATAAATTGCACAGAAAGATAAGTTGACAAGAGTTTTTAATTTTGGATGGGGATTttgactatagtgcagacttaAGGTGGGACTTCAAgagaatatatatactatataaactataatctcacctatagtcttatctatatagatgagactatattctagactttaGTACTatatatagcctagactatagtcgtatctatagtctagactatagtcgtatctatagtctagactatagtcgtatctatagtctagactatagtcgtatctatagtctagaatatagtcttatctatagtctagactatagtcgtatctatagtctagactatagtcgtatctctagtctagactatagtcgtatctatagtctagactatagtcgtatctctagtctagactatagtcgtatctctagtctagactatagtcgtatctctagtctagactatagtcgtatctatagtctagactatagtcgtatctctagtctagactatagtcgtatctatagtctagactatagtcgtatctatagtctagactatagtcgtatctatctatagtctagactatagtcgtatctatagtctagactatagtcgtatctatagtctagactatagtcgtatctacagtctagactatagtcgtatctatagtctagactata
The window above is part of the Lucilia cuprina isolate Lc7/37 chromosome 6, ASM2204524v1, whole genome shotgun sequence genome. Proteins encoded here:
- the LOC111683667 gene encoding larval cuticle protein 2-like, whose product is MYKFILIAALIAFAAADSDDAHAEVTNLKSDVRADGFDSVLDTSNHIHQAASGDEHGNIHGDFEWVSPEGEHIKVSYVADENGYQPSGDVVPTPHPIPEAILKAIAYNEAHPSKEEHH
- the LOC111683683 gene encoding larval cuticle protein 1-like, with the protein product MFKFVVICALLATAATAQRHGHGHNQPRGFSNNRAATKSVSASSDDVHAEIISAASDVRPEGFDYHLETTNGISAKSSGDAYGNVRGDFQWISPEGEHIALSYVADENGYQPNSDVLPTPHPIPEAILKSLEYIRTHPPKEEVVHHGHGRRF
- the LOC111683684 gene encoding larval cuticle protein 2-like → MFKFVVICALLATAATAQRHGHGHNQPRGFANNRAATKSVSASSDDVHAEIISAASDVRPEGFDYHLETTNGISAKSSGDAYGNVRGDFQWISPEGEHVAVSYVADENGYQPNSDVLPTPHPIPEAILKSLEYIRTHPPKEETVHHGHGRRF
- the LOC111683669 gene encoding larval cuticle protein 2, translated to MYKYILIAALIAFAAADSDDAHAEVTNLKSDVRADGFDSALDTSNHIHQAASGDEHGNIHGDFEWVSPEGQHVAVKYVADENGYQPSGDVVPTPHPIPEAILKAIAYNEAHPSKEEHH
- the LOC111683671 gene encoding larval cuticle protein 2-like: MYKFVVVLAFVAFASAQHHGFGGHSVSHVSGEDAHAEIKSLDSEVLPDGFHYAYETSNHIKAVASGDEHGNMRGDFEWVSPEGEHIAVKYVADEYGYQPSSDVLPTPPPIPGAILKALEYIRSHPAHEEHHGRF